The following proteins come from a genomic window of Pirellula staleyi DSM 6068:
- a CDS encoding flagellin has translation MSRINTNVSSLIAQKTLARSNAELQTSLDRLSTGLRINSGKDDPAGLIASENLRRDITASERAIKNTEQANQLIATADSALSQVSGLLNDIRGLVSEAANTGALSDEQIAANQLQIDSSLEAIDRIAQTTTFQGKKLLDGSLDFITSFTTGESSVSDFRIDQANLGATGELAVNIDVSAAATRASITNGSIPYTVGNSATGTLTFADVTTPAVQSTGTLTLATTVADIDIEAVAGEAADGLAGDDVEIEFVSGATTGALYDAQTGILTVTLATGATVDDAVAAIEATDEFTATLASGTGTDAVDVADIISYTGVLTGGADQVADNDIITIAAAGSGTAFNGTLTFATSNTVTAGDANVTLTNGNITITVNDSDTYDLSDLADLIQTELGDDYEVTLSTNASDGSFDSSADTAVSVNLAGGTADTTTGLQEDVTLEVAGTNGAEVFSFEQGTTAAQIVDAINLVGDAIGLTASVEAGVITFESSNFGSRQFVAVNVLSGGVAFEAGLSSRRAEGTDTQATINGISAVGDGLAISINSSTLDGVFTLEDTVVADDVINLTIDGGGARFQLGPDVVSNQQARIGIRSLNTAKLGGVSGKLYELRSGGDKALDGDITGAAKVVDEVINEVVQLRGRLGAFQRTTLETNITTLSDTLTNLTEAESTIRDADFAAESARLTRAQILVQSGTSVLGIANSNPQNVLSLLRQ, from the coding sequence ATGAGCCGCATTAATACGAACGTTAGTAGCTTGATCGCCCAGAAAACTCTGGCTCGATCGAACGCCGAGTTGCAAACCTCGCTCGACCGCTTGAGCACCGGTTTGCGGATCAACTCGGGCAAAGATGATCCAGCAGGTCTGATCGCTAGCGAAAACCTTCGCCGCGACATCACGGCCTCGGAACGAGCCATTAAGAACACCGAACAAGCCAATCAGCTGATCGCAACGGCTGACAGCGCTCTGTCGCAAGTGAGCGGTCTGCTCAACGACATTCGTGGTCTCGTCTCGGAAGCCGCTAACACCGGTGCTCTCTCCGACGAACAAATTGCTGCTAACCAGCTGCAAATCGACTCGTCGCTCGAAGCCATCGACCGTATCGCTCAAACGACAACGTTCCAAGGCAAGAAGCTGCTCGACGGTAGCCTCGACTTCATCACGTCGTTCACGACGGGTGAATCGAGCGTCAGCGACTTCCGCATCGATCAAGCCAACCTCGGTGCGACCGGCGAACTCGCCGTGAACATCGATGTGAGTGCAGCCGCTACTCGCGCCTCGATCACCAACGGCAGCATCCCTTACACGGTTGGTAACTCGGCCACTGGTACCCTCACCTTTGCCGACGTCACGACCCCCGCTGTCCAGTCCACCGGTACTCTGACTCTCGCCACGACTGTCGCCGACATTGATATCGAAGCAGTCGCCGGCGAAGCTGCCGACGGACTTGCTGGCGACGATGTCGAAATCGAGTTCGTCTCGGGTGCCACCACCGGCGCACTGTACGATGCTCAAACTGGCATTCTCACCGTCACGTTGGCCACTGGCGCGACCGTCGACGACGCAGTAGCCGCTATCGAAGCTACCGACGAATTCACCGCCACGCTTGCTTCGGGCACCGGCACCGATGCTGTCGACGTCGCTGATATCATCTCCTATACCGGCGTTCTCACCGGTGGTGCTGATCAAGTTGCCGACAACGATATCATCACCATTGCTGCAGCCGGTTCGGGCACTGCTTTCAACGGCACGCTCACCTTTGCTACCAGCAACACGGTGACCGCCGGTGATGCCAACGTCACCCTCACCAACGGTAACATCACCATTACGGTGAATGATTCCGATACCTACGACCTATCGGACCTCGCCGACCTCATTCAAACTGAACTCGGCGACGACTATGAGGTTACCCTCTCGACCAACGCGTCGGATGGTTCGTTCGATTCGTCGGCCGACACCGCCGTCTCTGTTAACCTCGCCGGTGGTACTGCTGACACCACGACCGGTCTGCAGGAAGATGTGACCCTCGAAGTTGCTGGCACCAACGGTGCTGAAGTATTCAGCTTCGAGCAGGGTACAACCGCTGCACAAATCGTCGACGCCATCAACCTGGTGGGCGATGCCATCGGCCTCACCGCCTCGGTCGAAGCTGGTGTGATCACCTTCGAATCGTCGAACTTTGGTAGCCGTCAATTCGTCGCCGTGAACGTTCTGAGTGGTGGTGTGGCCTTCGAAGCTGGCCTCAGCAGCCGCCGCGCCGAAGGAACCGACACCCAAGCCACTATCAACGGCATCAGTGCTGTGGGTGATGGTCTGGCGATCTCGATCAACTCGTCGACCCTCGACGGTGTGTTCACCCTCGAAGACACGGTGGTTGCCGACGACGTAATCAACCTCACCATCGATGGTGGTGGTGCTCGCTTCCAACTCGGCCCCGACGTTGTGAGCAATCAACAAGCTCGCATCGGCATCCGTAGCTTGAACACTGCCAAGCTCGGTGGAGTCAGCGGTAAGCTGTACGAACTCCGCAGCGGTGGCGACAAGGCTCTCGATGGCGACATCACCGGAGCTGCCAAGGTTGTTGACGAAGTGATCAACGAAGTGGTGCAACTTCGCGGTCGCCTCGGTGCCTTCCAACGCACGACCCTCGAGACCAACATCACCACTCTCAGCGATACCCTCACTAACCTGACGGAAGCTGAAAGCACGATCCGCGATGCTGACTTTGCCGCTGAATCGGCCCGCCTCACACGTGCTCAGATTCTCGTCCAGTCGGGTACTTCGGTGCTCGGTATTGCGAACTCGAATCCGCAAAACGTGCTGTCGCTGCTCCGTCAGTAA
- the csrA gene encoding carbon storage regulator CsrA — translation MLVLSRHRDESIMIGDDIVVTIVDIRGDKVRLGIEAPSDIPVHRQEVYEAIQRENRKASQLRPGDTRDLGKANPAGM, via the coding sequence ATGCTGGTTTTGTCGAGACATCGCGACGAAAGCATCATGATCGGAGACGATATTGTCGTCACGATCGTAGACATTCGAGGAGACAAGGTTCGCTTGGGGATTGAAGCCCCGTCGGACATTCCGGTGCACCGCCAGGAAGTGTACGAAGCGATCCAGCGTGAAAATCGTAAGGCGAGCCAACTTCGCCCCGGTGATACACGCGATCTTGGGAAGGCGAATCCCGCCGGGATGTAG
- a CDS encoding flagellin domain-containing protein translates to MAGVYPVPTTRTSSILAQTRLTAQLQADQLSILRLQSQISTGRRIALPSEDAPASQRAIHLQQLLELKAQALVNLDTSQSYLDATDSAIANVSSTLNQIRSTALGVANTTSSETTRAAAAAEVSRAIEQLVDVANQNFRGRYLFAGSKTTTVPFTYDGTNVIYNGNERELSSYADIDLLLETSIAGSQIFGAFSSSSQTVSDLQPILTRSTKLSDLRSGEGIGDGSIAISDGNSTRIINLSGASTIGDVADLIEANPPAGRTVTARVGPEGLILDIDDAGGGNFTIREVGGGTTAARLGIYEPLGTLTGPVTGEDLDPILTRTTSLADILGVRAQAIVQSSGPNNDIVIESLTRGSASNGVSLQLVDDSALHASPGLVAGAEQVVYSETAVAARAALSFSGFGNNLLLTGSVTGTSLNNVTIEVVSGGAIGDAATATFDANSKTLTIAVDSAGNTSIQSVVDAIALEGTFTASHDSSDGVDGAYNPLSTVSVGDIGVVTGNTSASGGEAGTIFVYVEAGATTANQVVTALEANSDVTARFRVSLDDSDTSSPGAAGKGNVLPGASATTIDGSGSDLDLTSGIIIENGGESFTIDLSGAETIEDLLNVLNGSPAHVRAEVDPTGKGIIVRSRLSGRPISIGENGGTTAAQLGIRTTTEEIYLTELNYGRGVGTFEGTDFTITRPDGVALDIDIDGAVTVGDVIDRINNHALNTGSGRVTAALNRVGNGIELTASQSSSPGTLSITKAFQSEAAWDLGLIPTGEQSITTSTAATVASARLDFAGANSDLLVTAGIAGSSLSGVAIRFVDSAVGDVATATYDAGTRELTIALDASATSATTIRDAINLEGTFSAALDATSDPTNDGSGVIGTTGVVGITSGGTAEVLTGANTYHQEVQGVFNTLIQLRDAINNFDLASIDRSLESLDVDLDRINFGRAEIGARGQALDLLRTRLEDEEVTLKDSLSKEIEVDITQAISELAARQASLEASMQLMATLFQTTLLNYL, encoded by the coding sequence ATGGCTGGCGTGTATCCCGTACCGACAACTCGCACCAGTTCGATCCTTGCGCAAACGCGTCTCACGGCGCAGTTGCAGGCCGATCAGCTTTCGATCTTGCGCTTGCAATCGCAAATCAGCACCGGTCGCCGGATCGCTTTGCCGAGTGAAGATGCGCCAGCGTCGCAGCGGGCGATTCATCTGCAGCAACTCCTGGAGCTTAAAGCCCAGGCGCTTGTGAACCTCGATACGAGCCAGTCGTACCTCGATGCCACCGATAGCGCGATTGCCAATGTCAGCAGCACGCTGAATCAAATTCGCTCGACTGCGCTTGGTGTCGCCAACACCACCTCGAGCGAAACGACGCGCGCGGCAGCCGCAGCCGAAGTGAGCCGCGCCATCGAGCAGCTCGTCGATGTAGCGAATCAAAACTTTCGTGGTCGCTACCTGTTTGCAGGCTCGAAAACGACTACCGTTCCGTTCACCTACGATGGAACGAACGTGATCTATAACGGTAACGAGCGCGAGCTTTCGAGCTACGCCGATATCGATCTATTGCTCGAGACCAGCATTGCCGGAAGCCAGATTTTCGGGGCGTTTAGCTCGAGTTCGCAGACGGTGTCTGACCTGCAGCCGATCTTGACGCGAAGCACGAAGCTGTCGGATCTGCGCAGCGGTGAAGGGATTGGCGATGGAAGCATCGCGATCTCCGACGGCAATAGCACGCGAATCATCAACCTCAGTGGCGCGAGCACGATTGGGGATGTGGCCGATCTGATTGAGGCCAATCCACCCGCCGGTCGAACGGTGACGGCGCGTGTGGGTCCGGAAGGTTTGATCCTCGATATCGACGACGCTGGTGGTGGCAACTTCACGATTCGCGAAGTGGGTGGAGGGACCACCGCCGCACGGCTCGGGATCTACGAACCATTGGGGACACTCACCGGCCCAGTGACCGGGGAAGATCTCGATCCGATCCTGACACGGACCACCAGCCTGGCCGATATCCTGGGGGTGCGCGCCCAAGCGATCGTGCAATCGAGTGGTCCGAACAACGATATCGTCATCGAGTCGCTCACGCGTGGCTCGGCCAGCAACGGTGTGAGTTTGCAGCTGGTCGATGATTCGGCGCTGCATGCTTCCCCAGGACTTGTTGCCGGTGCCGAGCAAGTGGTTTATAGCGAAACGGCAGTGGCGGCTCGCGCGGCCCTTTCGTTCTCGGGGTTTGGCAACAACTTGCTGCTGACAGGGAGCGTCACCGGAACGTCGCTCAACAACGTAACGATCGAAGTGGTGAGTGGCGGCGCGATTGGCGATGCAGCCACCGCGACGTTTGACGCCAACAGCAAAACGCTGACAATTGCAGTCGATTCCGCGGGAAATACGTCGATTCAGTCGGTCGTCGATGCGATCGCGCTCGAAGGGACTTTCACTGCCAGTCACGATAGTTCGGACGGAGTCGATGGGGCCTACAACCCACTCTCCACCGTTTCGGTCGGCGATATCGGAGTGGTGACCGGCAACACGAGCGCGAGTGGGGGCGAGGCTGGGACGATCTTTGTTTATGTCGAAGCGGGTGCGACAACGGCCAATCAAGTGGTCACGGCGCTCGAGGCCAACAGCGATGTGACAGCGCGCTTTCGGGTGAGTCTCGACGACTCGGATACCTCGAGCCCTGGTGCTGCGGGAAAAGGGAATGTGCTTCCTGGCGCAAGCGCTACGACGATCGATGGAAGTGGCAGCGATCTCGATCTGACGTCGGGAATCATTATCGAAAATGGAGGGGAGTCGTTCACGATCGATCTGAGTGGCGCGGAAACGATCGAAGATTTGCTGAACGTCCTCAACGGTTCGCCGGCGCATGTGCGGGCCGAAGTCGACCCGACAGGGAAGGGGATCATCGTTCGCTCGCGGCTGAGTGGTCGCCCCATCAGCATCGGCGAAAATGGTGGAACCACCGCCGCCCAGCTCGGGATTCGTACGACGACGGAAGAGATCTACCTGACCGAACTGAACTACGGTCGCGGAGTCGGCACGTTTGAAGGAACCGATTTCACGATCACGCGGCCCGATGGTGTGGCGCTCGACATCGATATCGATGGCGCTGTGACCGTGGGAGATGTGATCGACCGGATCAACAACCACGCGCTCAACACCGGAAGTGGCCGCGTGACGGCGGCGCTCAATCGTGTCGGTAATGGGATCGAACTGACGGCTAGCCAGTCGAGTAGTCCAGGAACCTTGTCGATCACCAAGGCATTTCAAAGCGAAGCCGCTTGGGATCTCGGACTGATACCGACGGGCGAGCAGAGCATCACAACCTCGACGGCAGCCACGGTTGCCAGTGCGCGGCTCGACTTCGCCGGCGCTAACAGCGACTTGCTGGTGACGGCTGGCATCGCGGGGAGTTCGCTCAGTGGCGTGGCGATTCGTTTCGTCGATTCGGCAGTCGGCGATGTTGCAACGGCAACTTACGATGCTGGCACGCGCGAGCTGACGATTGCCCTCGATGCCTCGGCGACTTCAGCAACCACGATTCGCGATGCCATCAATCTCGAAGGAACATTCTCGGCCGCGCTCGACGCGACGAGTGATCCGACCAACGATGGAAGTGGCGTGATTGGCACGACCGGTGTCGTAGGGATAACGAGTGGTGGAACAGCAGAGGTGCTGACCGGCGCGAACACCTATCACCAAGAGGTGCAGGGGGTGTTCAACACGCTGATTCAGTTGCGCGACGCGATCAACAATTTCGATCTCGCCTCGATCGATCGTTCGCTCGAGAGTTTGGATGTCGATCTCGATCGAATCAACTTCGGTCGCGCGGAGATTGGTGCTCGTGGTCAGGCGCTCGATCTGCTCCGGACCCGCCTGGAGGATGAAGAGGTGACGTTGAAGGACTCGCTCTCGAAAGAGATCGAGGTGGACATCACCCAAGCAATCTCGGAGCTCGCCGCTAGGCAGGCGTCGCTCGAGGCCTCGATGCAGCTGATGGCGACCCTATTTCAGACGACGCTGCTGAACTATCTGTAA
- the fliD gene encoding flagellar filament capping protein FliD, whose protein sequence is MTRIQSSVGLITGINIQETVDQLIALQAQPRDRLNTKITDAKAKQTAITELTALTIGVQLGIRRLGTSDIFGSKTVSSSNSSLLTAKASTGSIAGTYQFVPVQQAQSHYLLSSGISSRTSALGAGSLSFGYDAKLNEGLELSELNGGDGVARGKIRITDRSGKSATVDLRYASTIDDVVKAINANDGASVKATLDGDTIKLVDSSGGTGNLQVAEVEGGTTAADLGLGGISVASNTATSSDLVRLFDGLEISRLNDGNGLDINGALPDLTVTFRNGSSPLSIDFNRLAKAATTSSVTTTATNGLDAQVTFTSTATGSDYDGVTIQYVDNPGVTAGNETVAYDSNSKTLTFQIDAGSTTADNLVAAVSGNSSVSALFTATIPSGGTGDGFVTVADTGVTSGGAALAARTERTLGELIDTINEADPARLQASLSANGDRIVLTDLTSGGGTFAVDSPVGGKVAEQLGLTGTAVGGTLTGGRLLGGLKSTLLRTLDGGSGIESLGSVSITNRSGTTTAVDLSTAETLDDVIRLINNSGAGVTADYSENRTGITITDNTGSTTSNLIIADGDASTTATRLGIGQSVATTKINSGSLRKQSVSRQTELTSFRGGNGVGTGTITLRDSAGTVSSLNFNTLGAKTIGDVIDAINNLSVNVEARINEAGNGLLIVDKASGSGNLIIQDVGSGTAAKSLLIAGTSTSVTLDGQPAKVIDGNTTQNVTIDADDTLDDLVKKINDLGVGVTAGVLSESSGSLRHHLTLLSGKAGKQGELTIDASGIGLSFTELASAQDAVLQVGTGTQGLLLSSSSNTFKDVIDGVDVTVQGSSKDPVSITSTTSTDSAATALQAFVDQFNRLRDKLDEYTVFDSASNTKGLLFASRETLQIESSLNRVLNSQISGLGEYSSLSQLGVTVNEFGKLAFDRNTFNERYADDPESVIEFFTNENRGFSKKLDDAVETLAGADNDSLLITSFITLTSQIETYQARVEFLTARLDRSRESLLNEFYRLESTIAKIQANQTAISSIQYIGANGSSSSSS, encoded by the coding sequence ATGACACGAATCCAGTCGAGCGTCGGTCTCATCACCGGCATCAATATTCAGGAGACAGTCGATCAGCTCATCGCGCTGCAAGCGCAGCCGCGCGACCGCCTCAATACGAAAATCACTGACGCCAAGGCCAAGCAAACCGCCATCACCGAACTCACCGCCCTGACGATTGGTGTGCAACTCGGTATTCGTCGCCTCGGAACATCCGACATTTTTGGCAGCAAGACGGTCAGCAGCAGCAACTCGTCGCTCCTCACCGCCAAAGCCAGCACCGGATCGATCGCCGGCACCTATCAGTTTGTGCCGGTCCAGCAAGCACAGTCGCACTACCTTCTCAGCAGCGGTATTTCGTCGCGCACTTCGGCCCTCGGCGCTGGCTCCCTCTCGTTTGGCTACGATGCCAAGCTGAACGAAGGTCTCGAGCTCTCCGAACTCAATGGCGGCGATGGTGTGGCGCGGGGCAAGATTCGCATCACCGATCGCAGCGGCAAAAGCGCGACCGTCGATCTCCGTTATGCCAGCACGATCGACGATGTGGTGAAAGCGATTAATGCCAACGATGGCGCGAGTGTGAAGGCCACCCTCGACGGCGACACGATCAAACTCGTCGATTCCTCTGGTGGAACCGGCAACTTGCAAGTCGCAGAAGTGGAAGGGGGAACGACCGCTGCCGATCTCGGACTTGGCGGAATCAGCGTCGCCTCCAACACTGCCACCAGTAGCGACCTTGTGCGGCTGTTCGATGGTCTCGAGATCTCGCGGCTGAACGACGGCAATGGGCTCGACATCAACGGCGCGCTCCCCGATCTCACGGTCACCTTTCGCAACGGCAGTTCCCCGCTGTCGATCGATTTCAATCGTCTCGCGAAAGCGGCCACCACTTCTTCGGTCACCACCACTGCCACCAATGGCCTCGACGCGCAGGTAACCTTCACCTCCACGGCGACCGGCAGCGACTATGACGGCGTCACCATCCAGTACGTCGATAACCCGGGCGTGACTGCCGGAAACGAGACGGTCGCCTACGACAGCAACTCCAAAACATTGACGTTTCAAATCGATGCGGGTAGCACCACCGCCGACAACCTAGTTGCTGCTGTTTCGGGCAACAGTTCGGTAAGTGCACTCTTCACGGCCACGATTCCGAGCGGTGGAACTGGCGATGGTTTCGTCACGGTCGCCGATACCGGTGTCACGTCGGGAGGAGCAGCCCTCGCCGCACGAACCGAACGAACACTCGGGGAACTCATCGATACGATCAACGAGGCTGATCCCGCACGACTGCAGGCATCGCTAAGTGCCAATGGCGATCGGATTGTTCTCACCGACCTCACCAGCGGCGGTGGCACGTTTGCCGTCGATAGTCCCGTGGGGGGCAAAGTTGCCGAGCAACTTGGGCTCACAGGGACGGCGGTGGGAGGAACCCTCACCGGCGGCCGCTTGCTCGGCGGACTTAAGTCGACTTTGCTGCGAACGCTCGATGGTGGCTCGGGAATTGAGTCGCTGGGTTCGGTCAGTATCACCAATCGCAGTGGCACCACCACCGCCGTTGATCTCTCCACGGCAGAAACGCTCGACGATGTGATTCGGCTCATCAACAACTCGGGTGCGGGTGTGACCGCCGATTACTCGGAGAATCGCACCGGAATCACCATCACCGACAACACAGGCAGCACCACCAGCAACCTGATCATTGCCGACGGCGATGCCAGCACAACAGCCACGCGACTCGGCATCGGACAAAGCGTTGCGACCACAAAAATCAACAGCGGATCGCTGCGTAAACAATCGGTGAGTCGACAAACCGAGCTGACGTCGTTTCGAGGTGGCAATGGTGTCGGTACGGGGACGATAACACTCCGCGACTCGGCCGGAACGGTGAGCAGTTTGAACTTCAATACGCTCGGCGCCAAAACAATCGGCGACGTGATCGATGCCATCAATAACCTGAGCGTGAATGTCGAAGCTCGCATCAACGAAGCTGGGAACGGCCTACTGATTGTCGACAAAGCTTCTGGCAGCGGCAACTTGATCATTCAAGATGTCGGCAGTGGCACGGCAGCCAAAAGTTTGCTGATCGCTGGCACATCGACGTCGGTAACACTCGATGGTCAGCCCGCTAAAGTCATCGACGGCAATACGACCCAGAATGTGACGATCGATGCCGACGATACACTCGACGATCTCGTCAAAAAAATCAACGATCTCGGAGTTGGTGTGACCGCAGGTGTCCTGAGCGAGAGTAGTGGTTCGCTGCGGCATCACCTAACCCTTCTCAGCGGCAAAGCAGGAAAACAAGGGGAGCTGACGATCGATGCCTCGGGAATCGGACTCTCGTTTACTGAACTAGCATCCGCGCAAGATGCTGTGCTGCAAGTGGGCACCGGAACACAGGGGCTGCTCCTGTCGTCGAGCAGCAACACGTTCAAGGATGTGATCGATGGAGTTGATGTGACGGTGCAGGGAAGTTCAAAAGATCCCGTCTCGATCACATCGACCACGTCGACCGATTCAGCCGCTACCGCGCTCCAGGCATTTGTGGATCAGTTCAATCGGCTGCGCGACAAACTCGATGAGTACACCGTGTTCGACTCCGCTTCGAACACCAAAGGTCTCCTCTTTGCCTCGCGCGAGACCTTGCAGATCGAATCGAGCCTCAATCGTGTGCTCAACAGCCAGATTAGTGGACTTGGCGAATACAGCTCGCTCTCGCAGCTCGGCGTTACGGTCAATGAGTTTGGCAAACTGGCGTTCGATCGCAATACGTTTAACGAACGCTATGCCGACGACCCTGAATCGGTGATTGAGTTCTTCACCAACGAGAACCGGGGCTTTAGCAAAAAGCTCGACGACGCCGTAGAGACCTTGGCCGGAGCCGATAACGATTCGCTCCTCATCACCAGCTTCATCACGCTGACCAGCCAAATCGAAACCTATCAAGCACGCGTCGAATTTTTGACTGCTCGCCTCGATCGCTCGCGCGAGTCGCTCCTCAATGAGTTTTACCGTTTAGAGTCGACGATTGCGAAAATCCAGGCCAACCAAACGGCCATTAGTTCTATTCAGTACATTGGGGCCAACGGGTCGAGCAGCTCATCCTCGTAA
- the fliW gene encoding flagellar assembly protein FliW yields the protein MQISTTRFGLVAIDVEDIFLFPHGLIAFEDCRHWVLLADSDNDSLGWLQSVSRGEVALPVISPRRFMPGYQVRVTRGQLLPLELTQFDQAYVLGIVSKNSTELTVNLKAPLVINLDRRLGRQVITTDEQPLALELAVRQAVRRVA from the coding sequence ATGCAAATTAGTACGACCCGATTTGGCCTGGTGGCAATTGATGTCGAAGACATCTTCCTCTTTCCGCACGGCTTGATTGCGTTCGAGGATTGCCGTCACTGGGTGCTGCTGGCTGACAGCGATAACGACTCGCTCGGCTGGCTGCAGAGTGTCTCGCGTGGCGAGGTGGCTTTGCCGGTGATTAGCCCTCGTCGATTCATGCCTGGTTATCAGGTGCGTGTCACACGCGGGCAGTTGCTGCCGCTCGAGCTGACGCAGTTCGATCAGGCCTATGTGCTGGGAATTGTAAGCAAAAACAGCACGGAATTGACGGTAAATTTGAAGGCTCCGCTGGTGATCAACCTCGATCGTCGGCTGGGTCGTCAGGTGATTACGACCGACGAACAGCCGCTCGCTTTGGAGTTGGCCGTACGTCAAGCGGTCCGTCGCGTGGCATAG